CAGCTTGCCCTCGATCTTGACGATCAGGTCGCCGGCCTGGAGCCCCGCCTTGGCCGCGGGCGTGTCGTCGATAGGGCTGACGACGGCGACGTAGCCGTCTTTGGTCGAGATTTCGATCCCAAGACCCCCGAACTCGCCCTTGGTGTCGGCCGTCAACATCTTGAACTGGTCGGGCGTCAGGAATCCCGAGTGGGGGTCGAGGCTCGACACCATGCCGTTGATGGCGCCGTAGACGAGGTCCTTGACGTTGACCTCCTCGACATACTGCACCTCGACGATCGCCAGCGCGCGGGTGAAGAGCCGAAGCGCGTTCATCGCCTCGGGCGACACGTCGCCGACCGCGCGGGCCGACGGCGAGATCGCGATCACCAAGAAAAGGACCGCAAGCGCCGCGGCGAGCGAGACGCGTCGAATGACCATGAAACCTCCTAGGGCGCCGTGCCGAACCACGGCATGGGATCGACGGCGACCCCTTTGTATCTGATCTCGAAATGCAGTTGCGGCCCGGAGAGGCTTCCGGTGGCACCCACTGTGCCGATCGCCGCGCCTCCCCGCACCACTTGGCCTTTTTCGCACAGAACCCGGTCCAGATGACCATACATGGTGTGGTATCGGTCGCCGTGGTCGATGATGACCACCCGACCGTACCCCAGAAACTCTCCCGCGTAACGGACGCTGCCGTCCGCCGCCGCGATCACCGGTGTTCCTTCACTCGCCAGAATATCAATCCCGTTGCTGCGTGTCACGGTGCCCAGCGCTTCGTTGCGGATTGGGCCGAAACCGCGAACCACGGGTCCTGCGACCGGGCGCTTCAGGTAGCCGCGAAGGGTCGCAAAGTCAAGGATCAGCGGACCACCCGCGTCCGCCGGTCCCGCAGGCGGACCGCCTTCGCCGGGCGTCAACTCGCGCGTGAGCATCGGCTCGTTCTCCTCGCGAATCTGATCGAGCTCGCGCCCGGCGCGCTCGGAAATCGCCCGGTCGCGCCGGATCTCGTCGAGCAGGATCATGCGTTTTTGCCGTTCGAGCTGCGCCTCGAGGGTGCTCGTCTGACGTTGAACGCGAAGCGATTCGAGTTGTCGTCGATCTTCGAACATCCGGTCCTGATGGTGACGCAGTTCGTCGCGTCGCAGGCGGTATGACATCGTCAATCGGCGATCGTTCTCGACAACGAACTTGATTCCCCGCCACCGGCGTAAAAATATGGAAATTGTCTCCGACTCGAAGAGCATGCGGGCGAGATTCGCGCGGCCCAGTCGGTTCATGTACCGCAAACGCACTCCGAGCAACCGTCGCAAGCGATCGGCTTCGGTGTCTAAGTACGCCATCTCGCGTTCGGACTCGGCGAGGCGCGTCTCGATGTTCGCGATCTGTTGCTCCGCGACCTGAAGCTGGCGAAGGGCCTGAAACTCCGACGACTCGACGCGGTAGATCTCGCGCAGGACCGAGGTCTCGGCCTTGATCGCCGCGTTCACGCGCGCGCGCCAAGCGTCGAGGGACTCGGTGGTCGGGATCGGTGTCGGGGCGGGCTGCGTGAGGGCGTCGCCCGCGCAAACGCAAATGATCGCCGCGATGACGATCAGGCGGAGTGCGACGGCAGCCCGCGTCGTCATGACGGCTTCAGATAGCGCCCGACGGACATCTGAGCGCCAAGCAGGCCGACAAACGCTCCGAGCGCGGGTCCCGCGAAGACGAGCGTGGACGACAGGAAACTCGGGTCGAATCCCGTCAACACGGACAGGACGGAGGCATTGATGATGGCGGGCAGGGCGACGAGCCGGTAGAGCACATACTGGATACCGACCGCGAGCGCCGCGCCGACGAAGCCGACGAACGTGCCTTCGATGAGGAACGGCGCGTTGACGAAGGCGTTGGTGGCGCCGACGAGACGCATGTTCTCGATCTCGCCGCGTCGCCGGATGATCGTCAGGCGAATCGTGTTGGCGACGATGAAAACGGCGGAGAGCATGAGGAAGACCGCGACCACCGATCCGCCGGCCCAGATCGCCGCGAGCACCTGCGCGAAGGCGTCGGAAAACTCGTCGCCCGAGTCCACCGACGCCACGCCCGGTCGACCGCGATAACGATCGGCGACGGGGCGCAGGTTCGGCCGCTCGGCGAAATCGGCCCGAAATGCGACCTCCAGCGACGCGGGGATCGGGCTTTCGGTGATGCCTTCGAGAAACTCCGGTGCGTCGAGCAGATCGCGGCGCAGTCGCTCCAGCGCGGCGGCGGAACTCAGATACGAGACCGTATCGACGCCGGGCTCGGCGCGCAGCGCATTCGAGAGGTCTTCGATCTGCGCGGCCGAGACGTCGTCGCGCAGGTAGACGACCATCTGCACCTGCCCGGCGAAGTGCTCGAAGAACCCCGACATGTTCTGGCCGAGCAGGACGAACGCTCCGAAAATGAGGAAGCTGATGGCGACGACCGCGACCGAGAGCGCCGTCGCGAGAGCCTCGCCGCGGATATTCGACGCCGCCTGGCGCGCGAAGAACGCGATGCGGGCGCCGCCTACCATGATTCCGCGACCGTTGGCGCGAGCCGCCCGCGCAGCAGGCGGACGACCCGCCGGGGAAACTGCTCCAGAAGGCGCGGATCGTGCGTGGCGATCACGACCGTGGTGCCCTTGAGGTTGATGTTTTTGATCAGTTCGATGATTTCGGCGCTCATTTCGGGATCGAGATTTCCCGTCGGTTCGTCGGCGAGCAGGATCGCGGGGTCGCCCACGAGCGCGCGTGCGATCGAAACCCGCTGCTGCTCACCCCCCGACAACTCGCGCGGCAAGGCGTTCCACTTGGCGTGCATCCCGACACGGCCCAGCGTGTCGTGGACGCGGCGGGCGATCTGGGTCTTGGGCAACCCCAGCACTTCGAGCGTGAGGGCTACGTTTTCGAAGACGTTGCGACCGTCGAGCAACTTGAAATCCTGAAAAACCACGCCGATATTTCGCCGCAGG
Above is a window of Deltaproteobacteria bacterium DNA encoding:
- a CDS encoding peptidoglycan DD-metalloendopeptidase family protein translates to MTTRAAVALRLIVIAAIICVCAGDALTQPAPTPIPTTESLDAWRARVNAAIKAETSVLREIYRVESSEFQALRQLQVAEQQIANIETRLAESEREMAYLDTEADRLRRLLGVRLRYMNRLGRANLARMLFESETISIFLRRWRGIKFVVENDRRLTMSYRLRRDELRHHQDRMFEDRRQLESLRVQRQTSTLEAQLERQKRMILLDEIRRDRAISERAGRELDQIREENEPMLTRELTPGEGGPPAGPADAGGPLILDFATLRGYLKRPVAGPVVRGFGPIRNEALGTVTRSNGIDILASEGTPVIAAADGSVRYAGEFLGYGRVVIIDHGDRYHTMYGHLDRVLCEKGQVVRGGAAIGTVGATGSLSGPQLHFEIRYKGVAVDPMPWFGTAP
- a CDS encoding ABC transporter permease, coding for MVGGARIAFFARQAASNIRGEALATALSVAVVAISFLIFGAFVLLGQNMSGFFEHFAGQVQMVVYLRDDVSAAQIEDLSNALRAEPGVDTVSYLSSAAALERLRRDLLDAPEFLEGITESPIPASLEVAFRADFAERPNLRPVADRYRGRPGVASVDSGDEFSDAFAQVLAAIWAGGSVVAVFLMLSAVFIVANTIRLTIIRRRGEIENMRLVGATNAFVNAPFLIEGTFVGFVGAALAVGIQYVLYRLVALPAIINASVLSVLTGFDPSFLSSTLVFAGPALGAFVGLLGAQMSVGRYLKPS
- the ftsE gene encoding cell division ATP-binding protein FtsE, which translates into the protein MIRFFHVTKHYSPGMAALADVTCHIEKGEMVYLTGPSGAGKTTFLRLIYAAEFPTAGQVLVAGRNIEKLKESSIPYLRRNIGVVFQDFKLLDGRNVFENVALTLEVLGLPKTQIARRVHDTLGRVGMHAKWNALPRELSGGEQQRVSIARALVGDPAILLADEPTGNLDPEMSAEIIELIKNINLKGTTVVIATHDPRLLEQFPRRVVRLLRGRLAPTVAESW